A part of Aegilops tauschii subsp. strangulata cultivar AL8/78 chromosome 2, Aet v6.0, whole genome shotgun sequence genomic DNA contains:
- the LOC109782930 gene encoding F-box protein SKIP28, with protein sequence MSRHPVSEVTTHHTMLPTTATASTPPPPPAEPPGEPHAALFLALGYMRLPELLACWRVCRLLGEAVAGDPLLWRRLAVEPPLSGRVTDQVLLKLTARAEGTLRSLRLFGCLHVSDAGLLRVVEHNPRVTEIYVPGCKGLTGDGVVNIVQLLHEHKGNISRLRLDGISRMSKHHLDIIMSLMCKGNPQGQQDGIPLFYNHRAREALNTNDERPIDVDVCSVCANIRLVFDCTRDDCRKVRDSLWRCRGCYFCFPRCEKCGGCISPEDLVEADLACSDLMCLDCWLTVPKCSTCNRPYCERHENLMVSLSMAGQFSCQRCKELDASHEDQEDDY encoded by the exons ATGTCACGGCATCCAGTCAGTGAAGTCACCACACACCACACAATGCTTCCGACCACGGCGACCGCCTCAacgcccccgccgccaccggccgaGCCGCCTGGCGAGCCGCACGCCGCCCTCTTCCTCGCCCTGGGCTACATGCGGCTGCCCGAGCTGCTAGCCTGCTGGCGCGTATGCCGCCTCCTCGGCGAGGCCGTCGCGGGGGACCCCCTCCTGTGGCGTCGCCTCGCGGTAGAGCCGCCGCTCAGTGGCCGGGTGACCGACCAAGTCCTCCTCAAGTTGACTGCGAGGGCGGAGGGGACGCTGCGGTCTCTCCGCCTGTTCGGGTGCCTCCACGTTTCCGACGCCGGCCTGCTCCGCGTCGTCGAGCACAATCCCCGCGTCACCGAG ATTTATGTTCCTGGATGTAAAGGCTTGACTGGTGATGGGGTGGTGAACATTGTTCAGCTTCTGCACGAACACAAGGGAAATATAAGTCGTCTCCGACTCGATGGCATTAGCAGGATGAGTAAGCATCATCTTGATATTATCATGTCTCTCATGTGCAAAGGAAACCCACAAGGGCAACAAGATGGAATCCCACTTTTCTACAACCATAGAGCCCGTGAAGCTCTGAACACCAATGATGAACGCCCTATTGATGTTGATGTTTGCTCAGTCTGTGCGAACATCAGGCTTGTGTTTGATTGTACGAGGGATGACTGTAG GAAAGTGAGGGACAGCTTGTGGCGGTGTCGAGGCTGCTACTTCTGCTTTCCTAGATGCGAAAAATGTGGTGGCTGTATCAGTCCGGAGGATCTAGTCGAGGCTGATCTTGCTTGTTCAGATCTTATGTGCTTGGATTGTTGGCTTACGGTCCCTAAATGCAGCACATGCAATCGGCCTTACTGTGAGAGGCATGAAAATTTGATGGTGTCCTTGTCGATGGCTGGCCAGTTTTCATGCCAGCGTTGCAAGGAGCTCGATGCATCGCACGAGGATCAGGAAGATGACTATTAG